From a region of the Oculatellaceae cyanobacterium genome:
- a CDS encoding malic enzyme-like NAD(P)-binding protein has protein sequence MVSLNPNSSFSVTMRLEVPNRAGMLASVTQAIAALGGNIGQIDLIEQTRKITIRDIAIDASSSEHADQIVNVVKALPDVKLVNFYDRTFNLHQGGKISMQSKIPLKYQSDLAMAYTPGVGRVCMAIAHDPEKVHTLTIKSNTVAIVTDGSAVLGLGNLGAEASMPVMEGKAMLFKEFAGIDAFPICLDTQDTDEIVQTVKNIAPVFGGVNLEDISAPRCFEIEARLRQELDIPVFHDDQHGTAIVSLAALINSLKLVKKSLHDVRIVINGAGAAGVAIAQLLKKAGATTILMCDSKGILSTSRTDLNKEKQDFAVEVSGSLADAMQGADIFLGVSAPGVVTPEMVRSMANNPIVFAMANPIPEIQPELVTNDVAVMATGRSDYPNQINNVLAFPGVFRGALDCRASAITTSMYLEAASAIASLINPADLNPEYIIPSVFDKRVAPAVAAAVQKAARTDGVARC, from the coding sequence ATGGTCAGCTTAAACCCCAATTCTAGCTTTAGTGTCACAATGCGCTTAGAAGTTCCCAATCGTGCTGGGATGTTAGCCAGCGTTACTCAAGCGATCGCAGCTTTAGGCGGTAATATTGGACAAATTGATTTAATTGAGCAAACCCGTAAAATTACCATCCGTGACATTGCGATTGATGCTTCTAGCAGTGAACACGCGGATCAGATTGTTAACGTAGTTAAAGCACTTCCAGACGTAAAGTTAGTTAATTTCTACGATCGCACCTTTAACTTGCATCAGGGCGGCAAAATTAGTATGCAGAGCAAAATCCCGCTAAAATACCAGTCGGATTTAGCAATGGCATATACTCCTGGTGTTGGTAGAGTATGTATGGCGATCGCACACGATCCAGAAAAAGTGCATACTCTTACCATCAAAAGCAACACCGTCGCTATTGTCACCGATGGTAGTGCAGTTTTAGGATTAGGTAACTTAGGCGCAGAAGCATCTATGCCTGTAATGGAAGGCAAAGCGATGTTATTTAAAGAATTTGCTGGTATTGATGCCTTTCCCATCTGCCTAGATACCCAAGACACAGATGAAATTGTTCAAACAGTAAAAAATATTGCCCCAGTATTCGGCGGTGTCAATTTAGAAGATATTAGCGCCCCTCGTTGCTTTGAAATTGAAGCGCGACTGCGACAAGAGTTAGATATTCCGGTATTTCATGACGATCAACATGGTACTGCCATTGTCTCTCTAGCAGCTTTAATCAACTCCTTGAAGCTAGTCAAAAAATCTTTACATGATGTCCGCATTGTAATTAATGGTGCGGGTGCTGCGGGAGTTGCGATCGCGCAATTACTCAAAAAAGCAGGCGCTACCACTATTTTAATGTGTGATTCCAAAGGAATTCTCTCAACCAGTCGTACAGATCTCAACAAAGAAAAGCAAGACTTTGCAGTAGAAGTTAGTGGCAGTTTAGCAGATGCTATGCAAGGCGCGGATATCTTCTTAGGTGTTAGCGCCCCTGGTGTAGTAACACCAGAAATGGTACGCTCAATGGCAAATAATCCCATTGTGTTTGCAATGGCTAATCCTATCCCTGAAATTCAGCCAGAATTAGTTACAAATGATGTAGCTGTGATGGCAACAGGACGTAGCGACTATCCTAATCAGATTAATAATGTCTTAGCGTTTCCAGGTGTATTTCGCGGTGCATTAGATTGTCGCGCTTCTGCAATTACCACCAGTATGTATTTAGAAGCAGCGAGTGCGATCGCATCCTTAATTAATCCTGCCGATCTTAATCCTGAATATATCATCCCCTCAGTGTTTGACAAGCGAGTTGCCCCTGCTGTAGCTGCTGCTGTTCAAAAAGCCGCCCGTACAGATGGTGTTGCCCGCTGTTAA
- a CDS encoding orange carotenoid protein N-terminal domain-containing protein yields MTFTTNNISKEALQNFQQFDADTQLAILWFGYLDIKDKLTPANATSAQEDAAAVFHQIQALPPEQQLQAQRDIITGADNPITHAYTSMSSSSKLDIWLRLAQGMDNGTVIQVPSDYQLPSETQQFVDKIKQIDFEERLNFMRSAVIEMGAKS; encoded by the coding sequence ATGACGTTTACAACCAACAATATCTCTAAAGAAGCATTACAAAATTTCCAGCAATTTGATGCAGATACTCAACTAGCAATTTTGTGGTTTGGTTATTTAGATATCAAAGATAAATTAACACCAGCAAATGCTACTTCTGCCCAAGAAGATGCTGCGGCTGTCTTCCATCAAATCCAAGCATTGCCACCAGAGCAACAGCTACAAGCACAACGTGATATTATTACCGGAGCAGACAATCCGATTACTCATGCTTACACTTCAATGAGTTCTAGCTCTAAGCTGGATATCTGGCTCAGGTTAGCACAAGGAATGGATAATGGTACAGTTATCCAAGTACCTTCTGACTATCAATTGCCTTCTGAAACTCAGCAATTTGTAGACAAAATTAAGCAAATTGACTTTGAAGAACGGCTTAATTTTATGCGGAGTGCGGTGATTGAGATGGGTGCCAAGTCTTAA
- a CDS encoding WG repeat-containing protein has protein sequence MEIRGIWLTTTASQVLNSKQNIASAMDFLAQTGFNVVFPVVWNNGLTTYPSRVMRENFGIEINPRFQGRDPLAELIVEARRVGLAVIPWFEYGFASSYSRNGGEIIAKKPEWAARDYAGNLLTKNGFEWLNAFDTQVQDFLLSLFLEVAKNYQIAGIQGDDRFPALPSEGGYDLKTVELYRQQFNQLPPQNHKDPQWLQWRADILSNFLTRFYQEVININPDLIISMSPSAYPWGLQNYLQDSQTWVDLGLVDLIHPQLYRYDFESYKKDIDRVVSNQFTSQQLPQLIPGLLLKEAVYRINPDDLVQSIAYNRSLGIQGEVLFFYEALREDNDALAKILRSGIYSQSPGKFDVKEIKKSGFTSRRLGSNYTYINKSKQITIQSKFDLLEPFSEGMAQVKMGYKWGYIDNTGKLVTKLQFDHSEPFSEGFALVGIKQKYGYINKAGKLITSLQFDEAKSFSEGMAAVKLVDKWGYINTTSKLVIGLPFNDAKSFTQGIAAVKINDKWGYIDKTGKIVIQSQFNDAMPFSENLALIKIGNKLGFIDQTGKIVIAPQFYEADSFSENLAAVKMGGKWGYINKAGNFIITPEFDFAKPFSEGMAVVNVGGEWHQSQDKGNSYFSGGKWGYLRNLFK, from the coding sequence ATGGAAATTCGCGGTATTTGGCTTACTACTACGGCTAGTCAAGTCCTTAACTCTAAGCAAAACATTGCCTCGGCAATGGATTTTCTTGCTCAAACAGGATTCAATGTAGTATTTCCTGTTGTTTGGAATAATGGACTAACAACTTATCCCAGCCGCGTCATGCGCGAAAATTTTGGAATCGAAATTAACCCACGATTCCAAGGTAGAGATCCTTTAGCAGAATTAATCGTTGAAGCGCGTAGGGTTGGGCTTGCCGTTATTCCTTGGTTTGAATATGGATTTGCCAGTTCTTATAGCCGCAATGGCGGCGAAATTATTGCTAAAAAACCTGAATGGGCTGCCCGTGATTATGCTGGAAATCTATTAACTAAAAATGGTTTTGAATGGCTAAATGCTTTTGATACCCAAGTTCAAGATTTTTTATTAAGTTTATTTTTAGAAGTAGCTAAAAACTATCAGATTGCGGGGATTCAAGGCGACGATCGCTTTCCCGCTTTACCTAGTGAAGGCGGTTACGATCTCAAAACAGTTGAGCTATATCGTCAACAATTTAATCAGCTTCCTCCCCAAAATCATAAGGATCCCCAATGGTTACAATGGCGGGCTGACATTCTTTCTAATTTTCTAACTCGTTTCTATCAAGAAGTTATTAATATCAATCCCGATCTCATAATTTCCATGTCTCCGAGTGCATATCCTTGGGGCTTGCAAAACTATCTTCAAGATTCCCAAACTTGGGTAGATCTTGGGCTAGTAGATTTGATTCATCCCCAATTATACCGTTATGATTTTGAAAGTTACAAAAAAGATATAGATCGAGTTGTTTCTAATCAATTTACCAGCCAACAATTACCACAACTAATTCCTGGTCTTTTATTAAAAGAAGCAGTATATCGAATTAATCCAGATGATTTAGTTCAATCGATCGCATACAACCGTTCTCTTGGTATACAAGGAGAGGTGTTATTCTTCTATGAAGCTTTGCGAGAAGACAATGATGCCTTAGCTAAGATTTTAAGATCTGGGATTTACTCGCAATCTCCAGGTAAATTTGATGTTAAAGAAATTAAAAAATCGGGTTTTACCTCTAGAAGACTTGGCAGCAATTATACTTATATTAACAAGTCTAAACAAATTACAATTCAATCAAAATTTGATTTGCTTGAGCCTTTTTCGGAAGGGATGGCACAAGTAAAAATGGGTTATAAGTGGGGATATATTGATAATACAGGTAAACTTGTCACAAAATTACAGTTTGATCACTCTGAGCCTTTCTCGGAAGGGTTCGCATTAGTAGGAATTAAACAAAAATATGGATATATAAATAAAGCAGGAAAACTAATAACTTCACTACAATTTGATGAAGCTAAATCTTTTTCGGAAGGGATGGCAGCCGTAAAACTTGTTGACAAGTGGGGATATATTAATACTACAAGTAAATTAGTAATAGGACTGCCATTTAATGATGCTAAATCTTTTACGCAAGGGATAGCAGCAGTTAAAATCAATGATAAATGGGGATATATTGATAAAACAGGTAAAATAGTAATTCAATCCCAATTTAATGATGCTATGCCATTTTCAGAAAATTTAGCATTAATCAAGATTGGTAATAAACTAGGTTTTATAGATCAAACTGGAAAAATTGTTATTGCTCCACAGTTTTATGAAGCTGATTCTTTCTCAGAAAATTTAGCTGCTGTCAAGATGGGTGGCAAGTGGGGATATATTAATAAAGCGGGTAATTTTATTATTACTCCAGAATTTGATTTTGCTAAACCTTTTTCTGAGGGAATGGCAGTAGTTAATGTTGGTGGTGAGTGGCATCAAAGCCAGGATAAAGGAAATTCGTATTTTAGTGGTGGTAAGTGGGGATATTTGCGAAATTTATTTAAATGA
- a CDS encoding ChuX/HutX family heme-like substrate-binding protein, with amino-acid sequence MNANLNEFLEACENLSTLRLIVTSSAAVLEVRSSIRKLFYAELPKGKYANMHTDDFEFHLNMDAIKQVKFETGEAKRGNFTTYAIRFLDEEEKPALSAFLQWGKPGEYEPGQVEAWQALKEQYGEVWQPVTVNS; translated from the coding sequence ATGAACGCTAATTTGAATGAATTTCTCGAAGCTTGCGAAAACCTTAGCACTCTGCGCTTAATTGTAACTAGCAGTGCTGCTGTTTTAGAAGTGCGTAGTTCAATTCGTAAGCTATTTTACGCAGAACTTCCAAAAGGAAAATACGCTAATATGCACACCGATGACTTTGAATTTCACCTAAATATGGATGCAATTAAGCAGGTGAAATTTGAGACAGGTGAAGCAAAGCGAGGTAATTTTACTACCTATGCAATTCGCTTTTTAGATGAAGAAGAAAAGCCAGCTTTGAGTGCGTTTCTACAGTGGGGTAAGCCAGGAGAGTACGAACCTGGACAAGTGGAGGCATGGCAGGCTTTAAAAGAACAATATGGTGAAGTTTGGCAACCTGTAACAGTCAACAGTTAA
- the nusA gene encoding transcription termination factor NusA, producing MSLVSLPGLKDLIEGISRERNLPRHAVSEALRKALMKGYERYRRAQRLDRFHFEENYFNNFEVDLDTEEEGFRVLATKTIVEEVTTSDHQISLQEVKEVADEAQLGDSVVIDVTPDQKEFGRMAAIQTKQVLSQELRDQQRQIIQEEFEELEGTVLQARVLRFERQSVILAVTSTFGQPEVEAELPKREQLPNDNYRINATFKVLLKKVREGPHRGPQLIVSRASAGLVVYLFANEVPEIEDEVVRIVAVAREANPPSRHVGPRTKIAVDTLDRDVDPVGACIGARGSRIQVVVNELRGEKIDVIRWSPDPATYIANALSPARVDEVRLVHTDERQAHVLVAEDQLSLAIGKEGQNVRLAARLTGWKIDIKDSAKYDYAAEAAKIEAQKQATAWDEEEVEEEIDVMPEVDDELELEHSEEEAMI from the coding sequence ATGTCGTTAGTTAGTTTACCTGGTCTTAAAGACCTAATTGAAGGTATTAGCCGAGAGCGTAACCTACCCAGGCACGCTGTCAGCGAAGCACTACGAAAAGCCCTGATGAAAGGCTACGAGCGTTATCGTCGCGCTCAACGCCTCGATCGCTTTCATTTTGAGGAAAACTATTTTAACAACTTTGAAGTTGATCTTGATACTGAAGAAGAAGGCTTCCGCGTCCTAGCCACAAAAACTATTGTTGAAGAAGTCACCACCAGCGATCACCAAATTTCTCTGCAAGAAGTTAAAGAAGTAGCAGATGAAGCCCAATTAGGTGACTCCGTAGTTATTGATGTCACACCCGATCAAAAAGAATTTGGTCGGATGGCAGCAATTCAAACAAAGCAAGTTTTATCACAAGAACTGCGGGATCAGCAGCGTCAAATCATTCAAGAAGAATTTGAAGAATTAGAAGGAACAGTATTACAAGCAAGAGTACTGCGGTTTGAACGCCAATCCGTGATTTTGGCTGTCACCAGTACTTTTGGGCAACCAGAAGTAGAAGCCGAACTACCCAAGCGAGAACAACTACCCAACGATAACTACCGGATTAACGCCACATTTAAGGTGTTATTGAAAAAAGTACGTGAAGGCCCACATAGAGGCCCACAACTGATTGTTTCCAGAGCTTCTGCTGGTTTAGTAGTATATTTGTTTGCCAACGAAGTGCCAGAAATTGAAGACGAAGTTGTCCGTATTGTTGCTGTAGCCAGAGAAGCTAATCCACCTTCTCGTCATGTTGGCCCCCGTACTAAAATCGCTGTTGATACACTAGATAGAGATGTTGATCCAGTAGGAGCTTGTATTGGCGCTAGGGGTTCTAGAATTCAAGTAGTAGTCAATGAATTACGCGGTGAAAAAATAGATGTCATTCGCTGGTCTCCTGATCCTGCTACCTACATCGCTAACGCTCTTAGTCCCGCACGAGTTGATGAAGTCAGGCTAGTACATACCGATGAACGTCAAGCTCACGTCTTAGTAGCCGAAGATCAACTAAGTTTGGCAATTGGTAAAGAAGGACAAAATGTGCGCCTTGCGGCGCGTTTGACTGGTTGGAAAATTGACATTAAAGATTCTGCTAAATATGACTATGCAGCAGAAGCAGCCAAAATTGAAGCGCAGAAACAGGCAACCGCTTGGGATGAAGAAGAAGTTGAGGAAGAAATTGATGTCATGCCAGAAGTGGATGATGAACTAGAACTAGAACATTCAGAAGAAGAAGCGATGATCTAG
- a CDS encoding type II toxin-antitoxin system PemK/MazF family toxin produces MTSINAGEFWVANIPFITGNTSKKRPVLILWLDGEDAVCAVVTSAQPRTVTDVLLQDWSSSGLRVASTVRLSRLDCLEKSLFLGKVGTISETDAQQIKMIWDTYIKPQF; encoded by the coding sequence ATGACGAGTATTAATGCAGGTGAATTTTGGGTTGCAAACATTCCTTTTATCACTGGTAATACTAGCAAAAAAAGACCCGTTTTAATCCTTTGGCTAGATGGAGAAGATGCTGTTTGTGCGGTAGTAACATCTGCACAACCCCGTACTGTTACAGATGTATTATTACAAGACTGGTCAAGTAGCGGATTGCGAGTTGCTTCAACAGTGCGGTTATCTCGTTTAGACTGCTTAGAGAAATCCTTATTTCTTGGGAAAGTCGGGACTATTTCCGAGACTGATGCACAGCAAATAAAAATGATTTGGGATACCTATATCAAACCTCAATTTTAA
- a CDS encoding peptidoglycan-binding domain-containing protein, translating to MWSSLVTTFALVTLSLTISFFDYAPALAIRSRNYSPSEFRTLLHSLGYPVELGETLNDTASKRAIREFQEQNNLAVDGTVNSQTQDLAADLIVNLQNNLNVVVQPDPPLPNNEFYGPRTEAAIREFQRRFLLPQTGIATLEVRQKLNQEAKKVSEYK from the coding sequence ATGTGGAGTAGTTTAGTAACCACTTTTGCATTAGTTACATTAAGTTTAACAATCAGCTTCTTTGATTACGCTCCAGCCTTAGCTATCCGTAGCCGTAACTACAGCCCTAGTGAATTTCGCACTTTATTGCATAGTTTAGGATATCCGGTGGAGTTAGGAGAGACCCTGAATGATACAGCGAGTAAAAGAGCTATCCGAGAATTTCAGGAGCAGAATAATCTTGCTGTTGATGGCACAGTTAACTCCCAAACTCAAGATTTAGCTGCTGATTTGATTGTCAATCTTCAAAATAACTTGAATGTAGTGGTTCAACCAGATCCGCCTCTACCGAATAATGAGTTTTATGGCCCTCGTACGGAAGCGGCGATTAGAGAGTTTCAAAGAAGGTTTCTGCTACCACAAACTGGTATAGCTACTTTAGAAGTTCGCCAGAAACTTAATCAAGAAGCTAAAAAGGTTTCAGAGTATAAGTAG
- the rimP gene encoding ribosome maturation factor RimP has protein sequence MTHPLIPQIIDLATPIAADLGLELVGAVFQTNQSPPVLRLDIRNLNSDTGLEDCEQMSKAIEASLDATNIIPDAYVLEVSSPGISRQLTTDREFISFKGFTVIITTSESFEGKTEFKGKLVSRDETFVHLNLKGRAIAIPGLLVTKVLLDEAK, from the coding sequence ATGACTCATCCTTTAATTCCACAAATTATTGATTTGGCAACTCCGATAGCAGCAGATCTGGGGTTGGAGTTAGTTGGTGCAGTTTTTCAAACCAACCAAAGTCCACCAGTACTCCGCTTAGATATCCGAAACCTGAACTCAGATACTGGGTTGGAGGACTGCGAACAAATGAGCAAGGCGATAGAAGCAAGTCTAGACGCAACAAACATCATCCCTGATGCTTATGTGCTAGAGGTTTCAAGTCCTGGGATCTCACGACAACTAACTACAGATCGCGAGTTTATTTCCTTTAAAGGTTTTACCGTGATTATTACCACCTCAGAATCATTTGAGGGCAAAACTGAGTTCAAAGGTAAGTTAGTTAGCCGAGATGAAACATTCGTTCATCTAAATTTAAAAGGTCGCGCGATCGCTATTCCTGGCTTGTTAGTCACTAAAGTTCTACTTGATGAAGCTAAATGA
- a CDS encoding YlxR family protein, which produces MEPNYRRCVSCRQAAPKAVFWRIVRVYPSQQVELDQGMGRSAYLCRQMTCLEAAKKKNRLGRSLKAPVPEHIYITLWQRLATS; this is translated from the coding sequence ATGGAACCTAACTACCGACGTTGTGTAAGTTGTCGTCAAGCGGCACCGAAGGCAGTATTTTGGCGAATTGTCAGAGTTTATCCATCTCAGCAGGTAGAATTAGATCAGGGGATGGGTCGTTCTGCCTATCTCTGTCGCCAAATGACTTGTCTTGAGGCAGCTAAAAAGAAAAATCGTTTGGGTCGCTCGCTCAAAGCTCCTGTGCCAGAACATATCTATATAACTTTATGGCAGCGTTTAGCCACGAGTTAA
- a CDS encoding TonB-dependent receptor, with the protein MNCLRQQLLLNSFWITNCVIVFIAQPVKAQVVQVTGIRLNPTPNSLNIILDTTGEVSPQVSISKFCNTLTAEVANTRLNLPQGTIYHQNNPSAEITAITLHQTVDNKLQVIVNGKVAIPQVEVNQSDRTLVFSLTTANNTTATQPNLTPASPNPKTTNNTTAIQPNPTPASPNPELNDQSIEEIIVIGQRLATSTPVYRISQEQIAKQGSNTVAEVLRGLPGFAINDVGFGADIHTGTYYRGHSINQSVFLLNGRPIGSNINTYHGTTDLNSIPVESIERVELSSGTSSTLYGSEAFGGVVNIVTKQGQNAPRLNGLLEYGSFNQSNYRINYGSVIGAANFNFGYEKLSADNRYPVPVGAANRDSEGFLFNGDTATNNYYGNLTLPINSRNTISLDASKISSRRGLLYFGFPLQKDRLDHDLFNIGLSATTLLGNAEDSILKTTLSYNQDYFNTYGPTQNIYTRSGSLNSQAIAARIEHQWQISNPYNLSWGLDLKNSYLTGEVISNVPNRIDLNETENKNRFQSALFALNTLKINNNFQVELGLRENFTSEFGNYLNPTFGTRYAVTPNLVLRGSWASEQRNPGLDQLYIYDTVHNWLPNPDLQPETGSSWTAGVDVQFSNNLTGQFTYFASSLNDRLGVQAGKWANIGLVNTNGLEAALRYRITPEWSTFFNYTYTDAKIETGAEKGLQLGLIPFSVGQLGIGYERQGWQLNLFASYNSGSRRAIFNNPGQQNTEISPSFLNLDLSSRIPVAKNIGLTINLENLADATYEKANRIYQPGLTFRVGLQSNI; encoded by the coding sequence ATGAACTGTCTGCGACAACAACTATTACTTAACAGCTTTTGGATAACTAACTGTGTAATAGTATTCATAGCACAACCTGTAAAAGCTCAAGTTGTACAAGTTACTGGTATTCGACTTAACCCAACGCCTAATAGTCTTAACATTATCTTAGATACTACTGGTGAGGTATCCCCCCAAGTATCAATTTCTAAATTTTGTAATACCCTGACTGCTGAAGTTGCTAATACTCGGTTAAATTTACCCCAAGGCACTATTTATCACCAAAATAATCCCTCGGCGGAAATTACGGCAATTACTCTTCACCAAACCGTAGATAACAAACTTCAGGTGATAGTTAATGGGAAAGTAGCTATACCACAAGTTGAAGTCAATCAAAGCGATCGCACTTTAGTTTTTAGTTTAACTACAGCTAATAATACTACTGCGACACAGCCTAATCTTACACCTGCATCACCCAATCCTAAAACAACTAATAATACTACTGCGATACAGCCTAATCCTACACCCGCATCACCCAATCCTGAATTAAACGACCAATCAATTGAGGAAATCATCGTTATTGGACAGAGATTAGCTACATCTACTCCCGTTTATAGAATCTCCCAAGAACAAATTGCCAAGCAAGGATCTAATACTGTTGCAGAAGTATTAAGAGGACTACCTGGATTTGCGATCAACGATGTTGGTTTCGGCGCAGATATTCATACAGGTACTTATTACCGAGGACATTCTATTAATCAATCAGTTTTTTTACTCAACGGTAGACCAATTGGCAGCAATATTAACACCTATCACGGTACAACTGATCTAAATAGTATTCCTGTAGAGTCAATAGAAAGAGTGGAATTATCAAGTGGTACAAGTTCCACTCTTTATGGTTCCGAAGCTTTTGGAGGAGTCGTTAATATTGTCACCAAACAAGGTCAAAATGCCCCGCGACTCAATGGTTTATTAGAATATGGTTCTTTTAATCAATCTAACTATCGGATTAATTACGGCAGTGTTATTGGTGCTGCTAATTTTAATTTTGGATATGAAAAATTATCAGCGGATAACCGTTATCCTGTCCCAGTTGGTGCAGCCAATCGTGACTCTGAAGGTTTTCTGTTTAATGGTGATACCGCAACTAACAATTACTATGGCAATTTGACATTACCAATAAATTCTCGCAACACTATCAGTTTAGATGCTTCTAAAATTAGCAGTCGTCGCGGTTTACTTTATTTTGGATTTCCACTTCAAAAAGATCGGTTAGACCACGATTTGTTTAATATCGGCTTATCTGCAACAACTTTATTAGGAAATGCCGAAGATTCTATTTTAAAAACAACACTTTCTTATAACCAAGATTATTTTAATACTTATGGGCCAACTCAAAATATTTATACCCGTTCAGGTAGTTTAAATTCACAGGCGATCGCAGCCAGAATAGAACATCAATGGCAAATAAGCAATCCCTATAATCTGAGCTGGGGTTTAGATTTAAAAAACTCTTACTTAACAGGGGAAGTTATTAGTAACGTCCCTAATCGAATTGACCTTAATGAAACAGAAAACAAAAACAGGTTTCAATCCGCCCTCTTTGCTTTAAATACTTTAAAAATTAACAATAATTTTCAAGTTGAACTAGGGTTAAGAGAAAATTTTACCAGTGAATTTGGTAATTATTTAAATCCCACTTTTGGCACAAGATATGCTGTTACACCAAATCTGGTTTTACGTGGCAGTTGGGCTTCTGAACAACGCAATCCTGGTTTAGACCAATTATATATATATGATACAGTTCATAACTGGCTGCCCAACCCAGACTTACAACCAGAAACAGGTTCTTCTTGGACAGCAGGAGTAGACGTACAATTTTCTAATAACTTAACAGGACAATTTACCTACTTTGCTAGTAGTTTAAATGACCGACTAGGAGTGCAAGCAGGTAAATGGGCTAATATTGGTCTGGTAAATACCAACGGGTTAGAAGCAGCACTTAGATATAGAATTACTCCTGAATGGTCAACATTTTTTAACTACACTTATACAGATGCAAAAATTGAAACTGGAGCCGAAAAAGGCTTACAGTTAGGTTTAATTCCCTTTTCAGTTGGACAACTAGGAATTGGTTATGAACGTCAGGGATGGCAATTAAATTTATTTGCTAGTTATAATAGTGGCTCGCGCAGAGCTATTTTTAATAATCCTGGTCAACAAAATACAGAGATTTCACCATCATTTTTGAACTTAGATCTAAGTAGCCGTATTCCTGTAGCTAAAAATATAGGTTTAACAATTAATTTAGAAAATTTAGCAGATGCAACTTACGAAAAAGCTAATCGAATATATCAGCCTGGTTTAACATTCAGAGTCGGTTTACAGTCAAATATTTAA
- a CDS encoding S-layer homology domain-containing protein has protein sequence MTNHLSFSDIQNHWARDCIVAATTRNIFRGYPDGTFRPDAPVSRAEFAGILYTALPKLEQLRPSTIFIDVLSNHWAAKAIQAVYQANFLSGYPKRLFKPNQPIPRVQVIAALVSGLKYGVSINPSDTLKRYFDDLDQIPSYAVRAIAAATERRVIVNYPNIRRLQPTKNATRGEIAAFICRVLQIPAVPYKYIPGMEFVVIQPQFDAADRFSEGMAQVKIGNKWGYIDKTGKLVIPPQFDEANAFSAGLALVRESTIKST, from the coding sequence ATGACGAATCATCTCAGCTTTAGTGATATTCAAAACCATTGGGCAAGAGATTGTATTGTCGCTGCTACCACGCGCAATATATTTCGAGGCTACCCCGACGGTACATTTCGCCCTGATGCGCCTGTAAGTCGGGCTGAATTTGCTGGAATTTTATATACAGCATTACCGAAACTAGAGCAACTACGCCCTAGCACAATCTTTATAGATGTACTTAGCAATCATTGGGCTGCAAAAGCAATTCAAGCAGTATATCAGGCAAATTTTCTTTCAGGCTATCCCAAGCGTTTATTTAAACCCAACCAACCCATACCCCGTGTGCAAGTTATAGCAGCTTTAGTTTCAGGGCTAAAGTATGGAGTCAGCATTAACCCCAGTGATACTTTAAAGAGATATTTTGATGATTTAGACCAAATTCCGAGTTATGCTGTTCGAGCGATCGCAGCCGCAACCGAAAGGCGAGTTATTGTTAACTACCCCAATATCAGACGCTTACAGCCAACGAAAAATGCCACTAGAGGGGAAATAGCAGCATTTATTTGCCGAGTTTTACAAATTCCGGCTGTGCCATACAAGTATATTCCTGGTATGGAATTTGTTGTTATTCAACCACAATTTGATGCAGCAGATAGATTTTCTGAGGGGATGGCACAAGTAAAAATTGGTAATAAATGGGGATATATAGACAAAACTGGCAAGTTAGTAATTCCACCCCAATTTGATGAAGCTAATGCTTTTTCAGCAGGTTTAGCACTGGTTAGAGAGTCTACAATTAAATCTACATAA